The Metabacillus schmidteae nucleotide sequence AATGATTTGTGGTCTCTCTGTTAAACGTAGATTATACTCTTTAAGCTCTGCATTAATGGTTAAATAGTCTTCATAAGGATCTCTTCCCTCTAAACCGGACATATCTATCACGTGCACAATAACACGCGTGCGTTCGATATGTCTTAAAAACTGATGACCGAGTCCAACACCTTGATGAGCACCTTCGATTAAGCCAGGTAAATCCGCCATGACAAAGCTTCGGCCATCTTCTGTTTCTACCATTCCCAGGTTCGGAACAAGAGTTGTAAAGTGATACTCGGCAATTTTCGGTTTTGCAGAAGATACAACTGATAACAAGGTAGATTTTCCAACGCTCGGAAAGCCGACCAATCCAACATCTGCAAGAACTTTTAATTCTAAAATTACATTACGTTCTATTCCAGGTTCACCATTTTCTGAAAGCTCCGGAGCCGGGTTTGCCGGGGTAGCAAAACGTGAATTTCCACGACCGCCACGTCCACCTTTGGCAATTACAGCCTGCTGTCCGTGCTCTGTTAAGTCAGCAATAATCTGCCCTGTTTCTTCATCTGTCACAACTGTCCCCGGTGGAACCTTTACGATCATAGGTGAGGAGTTTTTTCCATGCTGATTTTTCGACATCCCATGCTCCCCGCGTGGTGCTTTAAAATGACGCTTGTAGCGGAAGTCCATTAAAGTACGTAATCCTTCTTCTACTTCAAATACAACGTCCGCTCCGTTCCCACCGTCACCTCCGGCAGG carries:
- the obgE gene encoding GTPase ObgE, which produces MFVDQVKVYVKGGDGGNGMVAFRREKYVPKGGPAGGDGGNGADVVFEVEEGLRTLMDFRYKRHFKAPRGEHGMSKNQHGKNSSPMIVKVPPGTVVTDEETGQIIADLTEHGQQAVIAKGGRGGRGNSRFATPANPAPELSENGEPGIERNVILELKVLADVGLVGFPSVGKSTLLSVVSSAKPKIAEYHFTTLVPNLGMVETEDGRSFVMADLPGLIEGAHQGVGLGHQFLRHIERTRVIVHVIDMSGLEGRDPYEDYLTINAELKEYNLRLTERPQIIVANKMDMPDSEENLTEFKGKLKEDVQIFPISAITREGVRELLYAVADAIEQTPEFPLYEEEATENRVVYEFKKEEPNFAITRDSEGAYVLTGEKIEKLFKMTDFSREESVRRFARQLRGLGVDEALRARGAEDGDIVKLLDYEFEFVE